The stretch of DNA TTGTTTCTCCTTTAGAAACTCTTGCTTTTAAAGAAGAACCATTTCCACCTATTTGCAACGGCAGTCTTAATTCAATTGCATGCATTGGGCACACCTTTACACATGCGGCGCAAACCCAGCAAGCGCCCTGATCACTAATACTTGCCTTTCCATTACCATTACGCAAAAGCAGATTTCCGGGACAAATTCTTTCACACATGGATTCTTTCCTTTTGCCGCATCCATTACATTTGTCTTCGTCGA from candidate division KSB1 bacterium encodes:
- a CDS encoding 4Fe-4S binding protein, whose protein sequence is MSIYIDEDKCNGCGKRKESMCERICPGNLLLRNGNGKASISDQGACWVCAACVKVCPMHAIELRLPLQIGGNGSSLKARVSKGETIWQLKYSNGRIEEFRIKSWIDRDKQGCPVLINEHSDK